Proteins encoded within one genomic window of Candidatus Marinimicrobia bacterium CG08_land_8_20_14_0_20_45_22:
- a CDS encoding nucleotidyltransferase has translation MNDKLELLTGDFERASLQLRKALQQPKDEFVRDSAIQRFEFTFELFWKVLKEFALKEGLDPRSPRSSIGTALELGVIRDEMLFLKMLESRNLASHTYLEENAEDIYAELPAFLEAMCTAVSAIKQIRERREKRSQRNG, from the coding sequence ATGAACGACAAACTGGAATTATTAACGGGCGATTTCGAAAGGGCGAGTCTGCAACTGCGCAAAGCCCTTCAGCAACCCAAAGATGAGTTTGTAAGGGATTCGGCAATACAACGGTTTGAATTCACCTTTGAGTTGTTCTGGAAAGTTCTCAAAGAGTTTGCTCTGAAAGAAGGACTCGATCCCCGTTCACCGCGATCGAGCATTGGCACCGCACTTGAACTTGGGGTGATTCGAGACGAGATGTTATTCTTAAAAATGCTGGAGAGCCGGAATCTGGCTTCACACACCTATCTTGAAGAGAACGCGGAAGACATTTACGCGGAACTTCCTGCATTTCTTGAAGCGATGTGTACCGCAGTCAGCGCAATTAAGCAGATAAGAGAGCGGCGTGAAAAAAGATCGCAAAGAAATGGATAA